In Equus przewalskii isolate Varuska chromosome 6, EquPr2, whole genome shotgun sequence, one DNA window encodes the following:
- the LYL1 gene encoding protein lyl-1 isoform X1, producing MCPPQAQAEVGPTMTEKAEMVCAPSPTPAPPPKPASPGSPKVEEVGRRGCSPPRLPPGVPVISLGHTRPPGAAMATTELSALRPPLLPLSTLGAAPPPLALHYHPHPFLNSLYIGPAGPFGIFPSSRLKRRPSHCELELPEGHQPQKVARRVFTNSRERWRQQNVNGAFAELRKLLPTHPPDRKLSKNEVLRLAMKYIGFLVRLLRDQAAALAAGPAPPAPRKRLAPRGSDEGARCGPPRRAEAVARPQPAHPAGPDGSPHGASRPIKTEQAAVSPEMGR from the exons ATGTGCCCACCGCAGGCCCAGGCAGAGGTGGGCCCCACCATGACTGAGAAGGCTGAGATGGTGTGTGCCCCGAGCCCAAcgcctgccccgccccccaaGCCTGCCTCGCCTGGGTCCCCGAAGGTGGAGGAGGTGGGCCGCCGAGGCTGCTCCCCGCCCAGGCTGCCCCCTGGCGTGCCAGTGATCAGCCTGGGCCACACCAGGCCCCCAGGGGCGGCCATGGCCACCACGGAGCTGAGTGCCCTGCGGCCCCCGCTGCTGCCACTCTCCACCCTGGGAGCTGCCCCACCCCCTCTGGCCCTGCATTACCACCCTCACCCCTTCCTCAACAG CCTCTACATTGGGCCGGCAGGACCCTTCGGCATCTTCCCCAGCAGCCGGCTGAAGCGGAGACCAAGCCACTGTGAGCTGGAGCTGCCTGAGG GGCACCAGCCCCAGAAGGTGGCCCGGCGCGTGTTCACCAACAGCCGCGAGCGCTGGCGGCAGCAGAACGTGAACGGCGCCTTCGCTGAGCTCAGGAAGCTGCTGCCCACCCACCCGCCCGAccggaagctgagcaagaacgaGGTGCTCCGCCTCGCCATGAAATACATCGGCTTCCTGGTGCGGCTGCTGCGCGACCAGGCGGCCGCTCtggccgccggccccgccccgcccgcgccccgcaAGCGGCTGGCGCCCCGGGGCTCGGACGAAGGTGCGCGCTGTGGGCCCCCCCGCAGGGCCGAGGCGGTGGCCCGCCCGCAGCCCGCGCATCCCGCCGGGCCCGATGGCAGCCCCCATGGGGCGTCCCGGCCCATCAAGACGGAACAAGCGGCCGTGAGCCCGGAG ATGGGAAGATGA
- the LYL1 gene encoding protein lyl-1 isoform X2, with amino-acid sequence MCPPQAQAEVGPTMTEKAEMVCAPSPTPAPPPKPASPGSPKVEEVGRRGCSPPRLPPGVPVISLGHTRPPGAAMATTELSALRPPLLPLSTLGAAPPPLALHYHPHPFLNSLYIGPAGPFGIFPSSRLKRRPSHCELELPEGHQPQKVARRVFTNSRERWRQQNVNGAFAELRKLLPTHPPDRKLSKNEVLRLAMKYIGFLVRLLRDQAAALAAGPAPPAPRKRLAPRGSDEGARCGPPRRAEAVARPQPAHPAGPDGSPHGASRPIKTEQAAVSPEVR; translated from the exons ATGTGCCCACCGCAGGCCCAGGCAGAGGTGGGCCCCACCATGACTGAGAAGGCTGAGATGGTGTGTGCCCCGAGCCCAAcgcctgccccgccccccaaGCCTGCCTCGCCTGGGTCCCCGAAGGTGGAGGAGGTGGGCCGCCGAGGCTGCTCCCCGCCCAGGCTGCCCCCTGGCGTGCCAGTGATCAGCCTGGGCCACACCAGGCCCCCAGGGGCGGCCATGGCCACCACGGAGCTGAGTGCCCTGCGGCCCCCGCTGCTGCCACTCTCCACCCTGGGAGCTGCCCCACCCCCTCTGGCCCTGCATTACCACCCTCACCCCTTCCTCAACAG CCTCTACATTGGGCCGGCAGGACCCTTCGGCATCTTCCCCAGCAGCCGGCTGAAGCGGAGACCAAGCCACTGTGAGCTGGAGCTGCCTGAGG GGCACCAGCCCCAGAAGGTGGCCCGGCGCGTGTTCACCAACAGCCGCGAGCGCTGGCGGCAGCAGAACGTGAACGGCGCCTTCGCTGAGCTCAGGAAGCTGCTGCCCACCCACCCGCCCGAccggaagctgagcaagaacgaGGTGCTCCGCCTCGCCATGAAATACATCGGCTTCCTGGTGCGGCTGCTGCGCGACCAGGCGGCCGCTCtggccgccggccccgccccgcccgcgccccgcaAGCGGCTGGCGCCCCGGGGCTCGGACGAAGGTGCGCGCTGTGGGCCCCCCCGCAGGGCCGAGGCGGTGGCCCGCCCGCAGCCCGCGCATCCCGCCGGGCCCGATGGCAGCCCCCATGGGGCGTCCCGGCCCATCAAGACGGAACAAGCGGCCGTGAGCCCGGAGGTACGATGA